TCATTGTTTCAACGTTACACCCTTCCTCTTTGACTTCCACTATTTTCTCCTTAATCTTAACTTCTTTTTTTGGACCACCACCATTTTTCATGTTGAGAAAGGATCTTAAGTCATCATCACACCCCTTAGAACATCTGTAAACCTTCTGCCATCCTGGAACTTGTTACCCTGTCTtattgtttattaattatcttGTTTTCTTTAATTAATTGTTAGCCTAACCTCAAACATCGTTAGTTTGTTTCTGTTGAGAATAGTGTGTTACGAGTATTAGTTATTATTTGCGCTCTAATTACAAAGAATGGTTAGTCATATACCAAATCACAAACTACATCCTGTAACATTTGACTTGTAAAAACGTTAAGAATTTGTATAACTTTAAAGTGTTTGCAACTTTCCTATCTAACACTTACGTTCACTTCATCCTTGTCCATTGTATTCTATTCATTGccaaacatataattaaaataaaactacacataaatttatatttattcattatatAGTTATtaagtaaaatataaatattaatatataatataaataataaattagtttatttaattaattataataatattttatccATCTCTATTGTCTCGAGACAAAAAAATACACAGTTAAAAAAAACAAATTACTAACATatacttttcttttcattttttagTTTTACTCAATTTTTACCTATCTTTTTTTCTTACATCATAAAGTAgagatacaaaaaaaaaaaattatcacatTATTGCTTTCCATTTATAAAAGTGGATAATTAAATTAGGAAAAAAAGGATTGTGAACAATAAATATGAAATGATGGGAGTACTAAACTAGTCATGTGGGTAGAGTATATTGTTATACTtgcatatttatattcatattcatatataccaAAACAAAACCCAAAGCAATGATCACTCCCATCAAGAAACTTTTTCATACCTTTTAGGTACAAAAGAGAGGAACACATATTGCAAGTTGAAAGACACAGCTAAAGAATGAGTAAGAAAACGACACCGTACTACTAACCCCACTCTACCCACCCCACATACCAAATTTCCCTTTCATATCCTTTCACTGCACCCTCGAATCTCTTCCCTCTGATTCTCTCCCCAAATCAATCACTACTTTTAACTCCATCATCACattttttttctcatttccagaatTCTATTCCCTTTTTCATCAAATGACTAACTCCTCACTTCACTTCATTTCCCTTCTCTTCTTCTCATTTCTCTTCCACCCCTCCCACTCCGGTTTACTTTCACAACCGGTCCAACCGGTCCAACCGCTAAACCCTCCCAACACAGTCCCATCCTTCCCGGTCCAAACCGAGTCAGAACTCTGCCGGTTAGACTTATCCGCCGAGTTATTCGGAGGCGTAAACGCTGCTTGTGGTCGTAACCTTGACCGAAGCAGATGTTGTCCGGTTCTTGCGGCATGGTTATTTGCTGCTCATGCCAGGTCAGCATTACAATTAAACGGATCAACTCCTACTTCTGATGAAATGCCAATCATGCCTGATGACTCACAGAACTGTGTTAACTCGTTGCAAAACTCGTTACTGACTCGGAATATACGTATACCTCAACCTAATGCCTCATGCGACGCCGTTTTGTGTTTCTGTGGGATTAGATTGCACCAGATTGGTTCGCTTAGTTGTCCTGCTGCGTTTAATGTTACTAAGAACGTTACTAATGCTATTCCTACTGCTGCTGTTAGAAACCTGGAAAAAAGTTGTCGGAATTCATCGTACGCCGGTTGTACTAATTGTCTTGGAGCTTTGCAAAAGGTGATACATTTTTTactactttatatttttttaatttatttattaaatcatttggtgttttttaaaaacgaaaaatTAAACACATGTAGCAGTTGCCTAGTTGGTAACAATGTCCAAAAGTAATTATAGAGGTTGACAACTGTATAATTTGAATTATAACGTGCGTATTAGAGCACTCCCAATGGCAGTGCCAATCTATTAACAATCCATTGCCAATCTCAAACACCGAGTGTTTTGTTAATTCTTAGCCAATTCCATTTTGCCATCCATTTAGTGTATTTGAAGCATAATGCATCACGACATTTTAGCTTTATTTATTTGTACACTTTGCTTTAAAACTAGTATTATGATTTGATTAATTAATTTTAAATGGTTGAGGAAGGGTGTAATGGTTGGAAGTGATATGTGATGGGTTAGTGATATGAAGGAAATGAGAAGGAAATtgtgatgtgacgctgatgtgacaGTGTGTTAATCTGAAGAAGTGCGTCACGATTGGGAATGCTCTTACGAGAAAATATtgaatattgatatttgatatttcaAATAAGTAATTTTTCTTTCAAATAAATAAGTTATTCTTACCTTAAAATAATACTACGTACTTTTTTATTTTAAGGTATGAAATTATTTTTTTTGTGATAAACAATTATCAAGAATATTAGTTTATGTTACTCCGTAGTTTAGTTGTTTTAACAAATTCTAATTACAATATGTGTTTTATTTTactgtaataaatataaatataaatattaattaaatttaaacttaaaaaaGATATGAATATAAGTCGAAGTAAGTTATGAGATGAAAGGACTAAAATACCCTTGTTGAATGATTGAACGTTACAGTTAAATGACGATGGGAAAAACGGAACAAGAAAAAGTCATCATGAAGGTGGTGACCGAGCTAGCAAGATAATGGCACGTGACTGTCAGGTGATGGGGCTGACGTGGCTACTAGCAAGAAACAAAACGGCGTACATACCTACGGTATCTGCTGTATTGCGCGCTATCATGTACAGTGCGCACCCACCCCACGAGTTCAAATGCAGCCCCGATCAAGAAAACATGCCGTTAGCTGTTGAttcattacaatttgataaatctGCTTCATCATCTTCCTTGTCACGTACCAGTTTTATTGTAATGACAATATTGTCCTTGCTGGTTATTAGTGTTTCGGGAAttgtttaatttttaaatatttttttttttcttgtgGATGACAAAAGGGATCACGTGAAAAGTTAGTAGGCATAGAGAGAGAACGGGGAAAAGGTTGGGTTAAGGTTATTTGTCTTTTGGCTTGAGGGGTATGTACACACGACACACTTGTATAACTAAGACTTTAGGATTTGGATTCTAGTTTGGAGGGAATttcaaatttattatttataatttatatttacataatttattaatttattattataataaactttACTCCGGAGATAGGTATgtccaaggttgtaaaagtcgcgagtcggggacgcatcggtcgagatctAAAAAAGGCGCGTCGGGGACGCgccggtcgttgaccaacgttgactttattaataacttcttttttatatatatatatatatataatagttgattatgtaccataaatttcttaaataagaactcaaatttaaaaacaatcaaacttcaaactcaattaatgttaccgagtacataatcagtaaggacacagagaaaagagcggtccaaaaaatgaaaacaacccctaattttaaaatatatcagatcttgacgaaaatttgactgactttgaccatttttgaccgtctttgacagactttgattgaacttttagctctgaccgtcttttgagtcgttttctgaAAAACGGGACGGAAAAcacaaaaaaacgacgcatcggccgtcGCGTCGgttaagtcggccgacttttacaacactgggtATGTCTCaattaatagtttttttttttctttttttttttaacaacgatAACATTAAAACTAAGTCttttcatcaatagatgaaaaGACGAACAAAGATACAAAAGAACCAAAAGCACTGCAAGGCTCGAAAGCAGTAAACGAACTATAACCCTTAACAAGGATCAAAAGCTAACTAAAATCGAGCCTTGACCAACAAGATCATAAAACGAGCCTGGAATACAAAACAAATACAAGCCCCAAATAACCCCATCTAACCAAACAACAACAAATAGCTCTAAAAACAACCAACAAAAAACTCACATCTACCCGACAACCTAAATCGTAATTGATGAAGTAAACTATATATTTGAGTGTTTGATTTGTGGAAAAGGATGAATCGAATGTTTTATCTCCAATAACTGTGTAAGCTCCGATTTGAAATCcgaatttcaagggcgtaaaataAACGATggtgttggttagtgatccaataataatattcaaatgttaaccactttgttttgatgatgacaccaagtcttatgtgcttaaacaacgtatagaacaacacaagttcacaaacCTACACAATCTCaagcaaacgaccaatacacaaaatagttaagtcaaaagagtcatttgaaaagCACTGAAGGAGTACGGTTGGGTCCACGATCGACCGTAGGTTAGATCGCGGGATGCCCTGTACCTTGGTTCTATGAAACAaggtgcacggtcgactccacggccagccgtgggtcgaccgcagttttcactgtccgaatttttgatcgaaaaatgtttgactacttcggggcatctataatgtacaaaactcatttaaacatgcttagaatagttgcctccttatTATTCAAATGggttttggtcactaaaacactaatttTGGTTAATTACagttaatgacatcttaatgacacttttagcttaTGATTAATGTTGAATACACAAGTATGgctaaaagttctttttcaaaaattatctttttaaatctaaataaaaataataatatttaagatggtcattaaagtcccaactaAAGAGAAGCTCTCCACTTGATTAGCCATTAAGCATTACTTACATACTTAATGTATGTTTAGTGTAAACTCTCAAAAGTCTTCATGTAAAAACGAGTTGGTCTAATTTGAAAggttgcaagtaaccaatgaatgcatatacttgcaaaactaatgttgacaaaaggcttgaagacttgtgacttgaagtttAGAAGCTTGTGGTTGTCATGGGATCAAAATTCTACATTTGCTTTAaaaggaaatcaatgacacatcACTAGTACAATGAGACTTTCCTCTTTTAAGCCAAGGTCAACCTCAAAGAATACATTCAAGATAAAAGGGGTAATGCAGGTCTTTTCAGATGTTTTTGGCATCTAATTGCAGCCATCCAATAAGGGAAAATGACAAAGTTAAAGATCTCA
This window of the Rutidosis leptorrhynchoides isolate AG116_Rl617_1_P2 chromosome 7, CSIRO_AGI_Rlap_v1, whole genome shotgun sequence genome carries:
- the LOC139860058 gene encoding uncharacterized GPI-anchored protein At4g28100-like, with translation MTNSSLHFISLLFFSFLFHPSHSGLLSQPVQPVQPLNPPNTVPSFPVQTESELCRLDLSAELFGGVNAACGRNLDRSRCCPVLAAWLFAAHARSALQLNGSTPTSDEMPIMPDDSQNCVNSLQNSLLTRNIRIPQPNASCDAVLCFCGIRLHQIGSLSCPAAFNVTKNVTNAIPTAAVRNLEKSCRNSSYAGCTNCLGALQKLNDDGKNGTRKSHHEGGDRASKIMARDCQVMGLTWLLARNKTAYIPTVSAVLRAIMYSAHPPHEFKCSPDQENMPLAVDSLQFDKSASSSSLSRTSFIVMTILSLLVISVSGIV